From the Manis pentadactyla isolate mManPen7 chromosome 15, mManPen7.hap1, whole genome shotgun sequence genome, the window AATACTGACAGCTAATTCAGCACTTTTTTTCAGAACACTGTGCAGGCCAACACTGAGAGGTCTGAGTAAAACCCGTTTGCTTGCTACTTCTTGCCAGCGTCTAGTCTGGACCTTCAGCACGCCGGGTGGGAGGCCATCTGCTACCCGAGGGACAGGAGAGGAAATGACAGCATGGATTTTGCCAAGGCTGCTTTTTCCAGAAGCCCCCTTGCCTGATTGAGATGGAAAGGTCCTTCAGGGCCTCTCCTATGCCACAGCTCTGCCTCTGCTGCTGGATGGTGGCTGTCAGCCATGCATATCCAGTAGTCAGTTTCATTCTGCTCAGGAACAGTGGTCTTTTGGTGTAGGTGGTCCTCCAGAAAGATGGTGCTCCTGGGCCCCAAGAAGTGTGCTTGCCCACGCAGTGACGGGCAGCCTAAGAAAGACTGAGCCCCATCACCTCTTAGATAACAAACAGGGCCTACGTGCTTAGTGTCTCAGCCTGTGGCCCCACCACCTGGCCACACTCAGGAGCCAGGGCATGCTGGGCATCGCCGGGCTCGAGGGGCCAAGGAGGGGCAGGCCCGGGCTGGCTGGGCTCTCActgagaaagcaaaaaggcttggGCAAATGGTGCTTCACTTCTTAGGAAGCCCAGGACCTGAATGCCTATGGATGGCACCAGCCATTCACCATTCACTGAGGAACAAGGAATAAAAGAGAGAGGCCAGGGGTGCCGTGTTCTCAGCCACGACTATCTCACGCGTCAGGGAAACGTGAGGAGGTCTATGAGGTGGGCGGAGAAGGAAACTGAAGACCTCTGGAATTCCTGGGCCCTTGACCAGGGCTGGCTACTGTACAAGGAGCTCATTACAGACACACAGCCCAGACCCCACTTCTGATTCACTAGTGGGGTGGGCCCAGAATCTGGCATTCAGTaagcttccaggtgattctgtCACAAAACCAGGTTGGCAGGGACCCCTTATTTTGACAGATGGGCAAACTGAAGCCCAAAGAGGTCCCTGAACCTGTTGAAGACCCCATGGCTGGAAGGGGTGTAACCTGGGACTCAAATCTTCATGTCAACACTCCCATCCCAGTACTGTCCACTCTGCCATTTGTGGGTTCAACAATGGAAGAGATGTTTGCCCTCAGCAGCCTGGGTAGGAAGAGCTAAGACCTTAGGCCTatctccatccccacccactgCAGTGTGAGGGAAAATGACAGAAACATTTGGCACCCAGGTGCAGATGGGGTTCTGAAAGGGCTGCCTGACTGTCACATTGGGCGCCTCGCAGGGCAGCCTCTTACTGCAGGTTTAGGCAGAGGCCAAGCAGCTCCTCGGCTGGGGTCTTGGAAGTTCCTACATGGGGCGGACAGACTCTGGAGGCCCCTCGACCTGTGGCTCCTGGATCCTGGGATGGGGTCCAGCGTCACAGCCTCCGAGGGCCCTTCTGGGACAAGAGTAAGGGCAGAAGTCACACCTGAAGAATGTGGTCCTGCCACTTCCATGGCACAGTCAGAGGGGAGGGTGGGCCAGTCAGTCAGCCCGCAGGAGGGCGGCCTGTGCTTCACGAAGAAGACAGCCCACGCAGGGTGGGACCTAACATATCCTCTCAGGGCGGGGCAGGATTTTGGAAATCTTGCTGTGGGGCACAAAGCAGGTGGGCTAGGGGTTGGGTGTGGACTGGAGCAGGAGCCAGCATGAGTCTGCACTGTCCAGACCCCAGACTGGGCAACATGTCCCCAAGGCCTTGGCCAGCCAAGCAGTGCTGAACCCCAGATGGCAGGTGACAACTACAGGGGCAGCTGTTCAGGCTTTGGTGCAAGTGAGTTAGGCGTTCATTCAACAAGCATGGTAGACACCTTGTCACTCTATGAAAGATAGAAAGGTGGCTCAGCCCCACCTCAGTGCCCAGCAGGCCTGCTGCAGGGGATACCCAGTAGGATGGGcagatgtggtgggtgatgggcAGAGGGATGCACTTTGTCCTCAGGCAGGTGACAACTGAGCAGCTCACTTTCATCTGGCCTGTAGGTGTGCCTGGCCCTGTCCTAGAAACTTTAGACAAATGAGTTCCCTTGACCCATGTAAAGGGTCACATGGTAAAGCATGCTGCTCAGGAGTCAGTGCCTGGTTTAAATTCTGGCTCTGCACCCTGCTGATCAGCCTCAGGCCCTCACCTCCCTCCTGGTTGCTTTGGCGGTGGCGGGGCTGATGCCCTGAAGTCACTCAGCCCGCTCTTGGCACACCAGCAGTGCTCAGCAGGCATCCTGGGGACATAACTGGGACCACAAGACAGAACCAGGACATGTGCTCTGAGGACTGAGGAAGAGACAAGGTCCAGCTTAGGGGACGGAGAGGAGGGGATGAAGAAGGCAGAGCTCAGGCAGGAAGAAATGACAAGAATAATAATTACCACAGGCATTTATGGAGTCTTGACCTTGTGTCAGGCCCATACTAAGCGCTTCATGCCCATTTTCTTGCTTAATTCTGGCCATGATCTGTTAGGAGGCTCAGGGAGGGTGAGATATTGCCCAGAGTCATACAGCCAAGTGAGGGGCAGCGCCAAGACTGATCCAGTTGCATCTGGCTCCAgtgccccagccctggcccttgAGGGATGGAGACCCTCACACACGAGTTGGCTTAGACCTTGACTCTCTTGTACCTTAAGCACTGTGTCTGGAGTCAGCTTGATTACCTCCTCCAACAGAGCACTCACTACCTCCCAGGCACTGTTTCACCTTGGCTCAAGCCTAGGGATCCTGGCCTCCCACACCCCTTGGCCCCAGCACTCATGGAGTGATTGGTTTCTTCCAGACAGCAGAGTTATAAATCTTTCAAAAGATAAGACACATGAGGCCAGAAAGAGGAGCCAAATTTAAGTGGACCAGAGACTCCTCTGAGAAACACAAGATTTGCCTGTGGGCACAGCTGGACCTGGCAGCAAAGGTGCCTGCGAAACCATGAAGGATGTGGGATGTGGTTTCCCAGGGCAGCAGGAGGTGACAGGCCCCTGCCCCTGAGGCTTCTGAGGCTCACTTACGTCCTCCTGGTGTTTTCTTGGTGCTCAGGGCCACCCTCAGGATCCCTTGAATCGGTGGCTGGCGTAAGCACAGGGTACTCCCTCCacttgccctccttgggtcctttgccCACCACTTCCCTCTGCCTAGCATCCTCCACCCACTGACATCATGCTCAAATACCACCTTCCCCCAAAGGCCCTCCTAGATTTCTCATTTCAGCCAAGCAGCTGCTCCCCAGCTTGGACCTCTGCTTGTGCGGTCTCAGCTGTGGTGGGATGCCGCCGACCATAAGCTTCATGTCCGTGGGGCCTGAACCAGCTGCGGTAGCTACCTGGCTCTGCTGGCTCTGGGCTTTGCTCTGGGAAGAGCACGTGGGGACGAGCCCAGAGGCACAAGCTGCAGAGAGGGTGAAGTTCGTTTTCTGAGGGCTCGAGTAATGACAGAAATCGCTGTCATCTCTCAGGAGAAAAATAGGATGATTAGTTAGGGTGCTAGGACCCTGGCtgatttttctccctgttttgaGAGTCTGGGTTATTGTCCTATTTTGCCACGTAGATAATATTAAAGCGCCCACAATGAGCATCCCAGCCTCTCCTATGCTAGTGGTCTTGTTTGCCTCTCATGCTGTTGTCTCTGCTTTCTTCCTTGTTAGTTCTTCGCACACTTATGGGACACAAAGCCAACATCTGCAGCCTGGATTTCCACCCCTACGGCGAGTTCGTAGCTTCAGGTTCCCAGGATACGAACATCAAAGTGAGACACCACTCTGACCGGCAGTGGGACCGGGCCTGCATGTCCTGCTTGGGGGTGGACTTTCAGCTCTGTATGGGTGCATCTTCCCTGTGTGTGGCATCCACAGCCTCCCGGGGGAGTGGGGGTGACATGTGGAAACATTTGCCAGACATTTCTGCTTAGAATGTCCAGCTTTACTGAGCAGTTTCTGAACCCCTGTCATTTTGGGGTGTAAGGATCTGGAGGTACGCAGAGTTCCTCTCTGCTCACAGCCCCACCCTGCCCTCTGAGCCAGGCTCCAGGACTGTGCTTAACTTGGCCTTCTAGCCCCAGCCCACCCTGGCTGTGACCTGTGCTGACTTGGCCCCTCTGCTCCTCTCCCCACAGCTCTGGGACATAAGGAGGAAAGGCTGTGTCTTCCGATACCGGGTAAGGAAGGCGTCCTCTGTCAGTCATGCCATGAGCACTGTGCAGGCCTGGAGCACAGGGTGGTGCCCAGGCcctggcaggggctggaggggacTGCTGTCCAACATGGGGAGAACATGAGAAACCAGAGTCCAAATGAGAAATATGAGTCTGGGGTGCAGCAGGAGTGCCGAGGGTGGTCCACCTGGAACCCCAGCTTTCCGTGAGGGCCCCAGAGCCCTGTTACCTGGACTGTGCTCCACACTGTGGTTTTTGCAGGTAGGTAACAGGTGTCACTAGGTGAAGGGACTTCCTGttcaaatgagtttggaagcactGAGTTCAATAAGTAAGTATTTTTGGAGGTTTTTAGACCTTTGACATTAAGAGAGGGTATTTAACTCTCCAAAGGGAGGTATAAGATGCATTGTTTCCTAGACTATGTGACCATGAAATCTTGATTTCTTGGGGCATCCTGCAGGATGGGGAGTCCATGACCACACGTGGAGAAGTGTCCCTCTGTGACATCTCCCGCACGTGGCCATCTGTCCCCTCCTTGCCTATTCCCCAGGAAGCACTGTGTGTCGAGAGTAGGGTTGGAGGCGGGTGGTGGAAGGGGCCCAGGCCCCGAGGGTGAGCTCAGTGCTCTGTGCTCTCCTCAGGGGCACAGCCAGGCCGTGCGGTGTCTCCGGTTCAGCCCCGACGGGAAGTGGTTGGCATCGGCCGCAGATGACCACACAGTGAAGGTACCTCCCTGCCTGACTTGGGCCCAGGGCTGGGTTCTGGGGTCTGCTGATTACATGCAGGCTGGGTCCTCACCTCCCTCCTGATCGGACTCACGGGTCCCAAGCCTAGCCAGAGTGGAAGGTGGTCTGTGGCTGGAGAGCTCAGGCAGGAGTAGAGGGAGAGCAGGCAGCAGAGGTGCCAGGCCTGGTCCTGACCTCCATCTGCTCTGCCCCAGCTCTGGGATCTGACTGCTGGCAAGATGATGTCTGAGTTCCCTGGCCACACGGGGCCTGTCAATGTGGTGGAATTTCACCCCAACGAGTACCTCCTGGCTTCTGGCAGCTCTGACAGGTAAGAAAGAGAAGCAGGGCCTCCCGCCTGTGACTGCTGTCCTTCACATCTCTGTCCACTGTTTGTATGTGTTTATCTGTCTGTCCCAGAGCACCATGCCTGGTGATCCTGTGTAGACTGAACTGACTTCCAGCCAAGCCAAGATGGGACCCTGGTCCCATGTCCCCCAGCTCTGGCTCCTTGGCCCCAGTGTCCTGGCCCTCCATGGCATGTCCAGATCCAAGGCCCGTGTTCATCTCCCACCTGCTGAGTTCCCTCCCTGTGCCTGTGCAGGGCCAGCCTGGGCCCAGGCATTGCTCTTAGGGGCCCCAGCCCAGGGAGGAAGGTGTCTGGAAAGAAGTGGGCTTTCTGGGCCCATGGACGCGTGTGGAGGCCAGCATGGGGGCACTGGTTTCCCAGCACAGCCTGGCTGCCTTTGCAGGACCATCCGTTTCTGGGATCTGGAGAAATTCCAGGTGGTGAGCTGTATTGAAGGGGAGCCAGGGCCTGTCAGGTACGCAAGCCGCTGGGTGGTGGGCCCGGCCCTCCTCCTGGGCACTGGGATATGGATGTGGTGGgcctttctcctcccctctctggTCCCCCTTATCTTgagctgcccacagcctcccTGGGTTTCCTGGGATCCATGACCCACTCTTACCTGACCCAGGAGCGTCCTCTTCAACCCCGATGGCTGCTGCCTGTACAGTGGCTGCCAGGACTCGCTGCGCGTCTATGGCTGGGAGCCCGAGCGCTGCTTTGATGTGGTCCTAGTCAACTGGGGCAAGGTGGCTGACCTGGCCATTTGCAACGACCAGCTGGTGAGAGAGCCACCGCCCATACCCACCCTTCCCCCTGGCTGCCACCCAGCTTTGCTGGGATCctgcccacccataccccagcTGCTGCTGGAAGGGTCGtgccccagctctgctgcttcctGCAGATAGGCGTGGCCTTCTCCCAGAGCAATGTCTCCTCTTACGTGGTGGACCTGACGCGAGTTACCAGGACAGGCACagtggcccagggccctgtgcagGACAGCCAGCGCCTGGCTCAGCAGCCGCCCCACCCCAGTGCCCCGCTTCGCCGCATCTACGAGCGGCCCAGCACAGCCTGCAGCAAGCCTCAGAGGTGGGGCGctaggggcaggggtgggggagggtgcgcCGCAGATGGGCCACCACTGGGAAGGCTTTGGGGAGCCGTCCCAGCTCACTTTGGCTCGCCTGCACCCTCAGGGTGAGGCGGAACTCGGAGAGTGAGCGCCGCAGCCCCAGCAGCGAGGACGACCGGGATGAGCGGGAGTCTAGGGCCGAGATCCAGAACGCCGAGGACTATAATGAGATCTTCCAGCCCAGGAACAGCATCAGTGAGGCCTGCACCCCCTCCGCCCCCTGAGCCCCAGCATCCCCATTGGTGGGATGGAGGCAGACAGTTCTTTCCAGGGATGTCAGTGGCATTTATGTCGCTCCGTTCCCTTAGCTTAATCCCCAGCCCACACCTGGGCCCAGGTTCTGTGCCCTGCAGCCCCTCAGTGCCCGCTCCTGCCCTGAGCAAAAGGACCCACAGGAGCAAGAGGGTGGGAGGGGGTCAGCGGAGGGTCTGGACGGCTGGGAGAAGGGGCATGGATCTGCAACTGCGGGTGCCTGGGAGCACCTTCCGTGCCATGTCCTGACAGGGCCCTGGGTCCAGGTCAGCCCAGCCCTAAGGCTCCGACGGGAGCCCTGGGCTGACCTACATGAGTCCCCAGCCTGCTCTGCCTCTGCAGGTCGGACTCCACCCCGAAGAAGTGAGCCCTTCCCTGCACCCCCGGAGGACGGTGAGTCAGGGCCAGAGCCTGGCTTCCCTGGGCCTCCAGCTCCCCAGGTCTCCCTCCCGTGGCGCAGTCCCAGCATCTCCCACTGGATCTTTCCCCTCCACTTGCCCaaaagcacctactgtgtgccaggcccctgTGTGAACAAGGTAGGCAGCTGCTCAGCCCACACCCTAGTGAGGGGGCTGAGTGGTAGACACAGCTACACAGACGGGTCTACAGAGGGACACAGGCTGCAGGACACGAGCGAGCCGGGCATGGGGAGGGGCATGGTAGATGGGGGATGGGGCTCTGACCCACCAGGAAAGAGAAGAGGCCCAGAGCTGGCAGCCAGGCACTGCAGGCccaactggtgtgtgtgtgtgtgtgtgtgtgtgtgtggaaggggTAGGTAAGAAAACATGATCTTCTTTGTGACTTGGGAGGAAGATAGGTGGGCACCTTGTCCTGCATCCTGCCCCTCCCTTCCACCTGGCTTTCTCCTCAAGGCACCATCTTTTTCGGGGCTGGGTTTCTGAAGGGCCTCTTCCTCCTGTGCTTCCCACTCACCATCCACTCACCTCCAGGCCCCCCAGCACAAAGGTGCTCCACCCGTAGTGAGGTGACAGGATTTTACTCCCTGGAGCTTCCTGGGTCCCATCCACACACAGAGCTTGATGCCTGCTTTCTGTTGGACCAGTGgttgggtgggtggaaagggaggagaCAGGCCCAGCCCACACCCTCAGGCCTCCCCAGGgctccccctacacacacacacacagacacacacacacaccacacacacacacacagacacacacacacacacacacacaccacacacacagacacacacacacacacacacacaccctccttcCCTGGCATCCTGGGCCGCCCCACTGCTTCTGGCTCcatccagacacacacacacagacacacacacacagagacacacacacacacacacacacagacacacacacacacacacacatacaccacacacacacagacacacacacacacacacacacatacaccctccTTCCCTGGCCTCCTGGGCCGCCCCACTGCTTCTGGCTCCATCTGCCCTAATTGCAGATGCTGCCCTAAGTGCCCCCCTGAGCCCTGCCACCTTCTTGCCAGGCCCTTTTCCTGGCCTGACCTGACCCAGTGATGTGTCCCTTTTACTGCAGACATGGCCACAGCCAAGGAGGCAGCAAAGCCCAGCCCAGCCATGGACACCCAGTTCCCGGTGCCAAATGTATGTCCAGGTGGAGGGGGTGTGGCATGGGGAGCCTCCCATGTTGGCAAAGGTTTGGGGAGGGAGGACAAAGAGGCCTCAGGCTGGCCATCCGCTAAGCTCTGGGCCCCTCCAGGTTGAGGTCCTGCCCTGGCCCCCGGTTGTCACTCCCGCCCCCAAGGCTGAGCCTGCCATCATCCCTGCTGCCCGGAGCGAGCCCATCGGGCTGAAGGCCTCTGACTTCCTGCCTGTGAGTGGAGGCCCGCCCACTTGTGACTGGGGTGGAGGCCCATGGGTCGAGGGCAGAACTTTGCTGCCAGCATCTGGGTGCTCATCCCTTGCAGGCCATGAAGATCCCCCAGCAGGCAGAGCTGGTCGACGAGGATGCCATGTCACAGATCCGAAAAGGCCATGACACCATGTGCGTGGTGCTCACCAGTCGCCATAAGAACCTGGACACCGTGCGGGCTGTGTGGACCACAGGTGACATCAAGGCAAGCACCACCTCTGCCCTGGGCTTAGGGCTGAACCAGGAAGAGGCCACACAAGGAAACGAAACAGTAGGGGCTAAGCAGCCCTGTCCCCATGCCGTGACTGACTTTATTTctgccaccatcatcatcacaagctgccatttactgagcacctgtttGTGGGCCTGGCCTTGCCCTCGTCATCTTAGGTGCAGTCTTATTAACACCCCACAATCAGCCCCATCACCACACCACACCCAGCAGGGACCCCTGTGCCCAGTCCCCTCTTGACGGGTGCTCTGTTTGCACAGACGTCGGTGGACTCAGCTGTTGCCATCAATGACCTGGCGGTGGTAGTGGACCTCTTAAACATTGTCAACCAGAAAGCGTAAGTGGCTGCAGCGGGGGGAGTGGGCAGAACATGCGAGGCCAAGTGCTGAGGCCACATGTCCCTGGGCCTCTCCCCAGTTCCCTGTGGAAGCTGGACCTATGCACCACAGTCCTACCGCAGATCGAGAAGCTTCTGCAGAGCAAGTATGAGAGGTAAGTGTGGGGAAGCCACACCTGCTTCACAgggtagggagggaggcaggagtcTCCTTCAGGGACCTCAGGAAGGACCTCCAGGGCTGGTGCCCATGTGCCGTGGCTGTGTGACATCCCTGTCCCCTCCAAGGTCGAGGGCCCAGAGTGAAAACAAGCCCATGCTGCCTCTGACCTGTCTCTGCCCCCTGTCTTTGTATACTTCACTCTGTTTACCTTTCTGTGtggctccatccatccatccacctttGCAGCTATGTCCAGACAGGCTGCACCTCCCTGAAGCTGATCCTGCAGCGGTTTCTGCCCCTGATCACTGACATCCTGGCAGCCCCACCCTCCGTAGGTGTGGACATCAGCCGGGAGGAGAGGTGAGGGGCCAGgctgggtgtgtgttgggggcaggGGTGCTATTCCAGGGGAGGACACACAGGCCTAGGGAACAGCTGCTTGTTGATGGTCCTGCTGAAACAGTTTAGAGGAGGTGACTGTACAGGGACAGTGGTTGAGCACATGGGCTTGGGAAGCCGGAACCAGTGTTCCTCTGTGGCCTGGCTTTGCCCTGAGCCCTGGCAGGACCTGGTGAATCCTGTGCTTTGGGCATCTGCCTTGCCCTGGCAGGAGGAGTGGCAGTAGTTGGTTGGGAAGGAAAGGCCCCAGGGTTGGGCAGGAGTCACGGTGTCCATGCTGGCTGGCCGCTTCCAACACTGCCCCTCTCCCTGTAGGCTCCACAAGTGCCGGCTCTGCTACAAGCAGCTCAAAAGCATCAGTGGCCTCGTCAAGAGCAAGTCAGGCTTGAGTGGCCGCCACGGCAGTGCCTTCCGCGAGCTGCACCTGCTCATGGCCAGTTTGGACTGAGAAGCTCGGTGGGGGCACCCAAGGCCCTTGGGCCTGGCCTCAGCCCCCACTTCTATTCCCTGTGTGCCCAGTGGCCCATGAGCCTCTGCGTGGCCCCACTGCTGCCCTGTAGCCATTCTGGAGGCGGCAGTGCTGGCCCGCTGGCCACCTCCACAGCCCTGAGCTCTCCAGTAACAGCTGCACAGCTTTGCCCAGCTCCTGCTTCTTGGGGCAGTGAACTGAGCCCTAGGGCAGCTGCTGTAATTTATAAGGcgaattttattaaatttgtaactatttcctggtttcctTGCTGTAAGGGGCATCTCCCAGGCCGAGGATTGCCTGCTTGGCGCGCCAGACAGTGTGGCCAGCAGGGGGCAGCAGAGTGACAGGCTGGTGGGAAAGGGTAAATTCATACTTGAGGAGGGAAGGCAGCAAGTCCTTTCACTGGCTAGGAGAAACAGGAGAGGGGTGGGCGCCACGGGCCCATCACCTCTATCTCAGCCACACTCCCAGCAGTCCTCTGGATGCCTCCAAGACCAGCCAACAGCTGTACACTACAGGGTGCCAGGGCCCCAGCCTTGTAGGTATGGCCACCACCCTCTCCAGTCCCCCGGCAGGCCCCCAGGGACAGAACTGGAAGGGCAGCTGCCCCATCCCCTGATGAGGGCTCTGAACAGTGTTCACTACCTGTAGGAGTCCCCTGTGCCGGCTGGTTCAGCTCCAGTTGGCGGGAGGACCCCATGAGCCCCCATGTACGTTCCCCCAAGACTGGGACCAGGTGCAGGCCAACACAACCCCATGGTGGGGGCACTGCTGGTTGGGGGGTGGGCGGACGGGTCCTGCAGGCACTAGGAGGATGGAACTCACCTGCAGCAAGTTCACTTAAGAGGGGGCAAGGCCAGGGCAGAGGGCGGGCCACCCTGGCCTTGGCTTCCAGGCATTTGAAGGGCCTTGTTTCCCATCTGGACGGTGGAGGGGATAGCACTGTTGTATGGGGCAGTCAATCATGATAAGGGTGAcccgggtggggtggggtgtcacCGGCCCCTCCCAGTCATGGACATTCAGAATGTGATCCTGCTTGGAGGGCAGATTGGGAGGGCTGTGGGTGACCGGCCAGCACTGAGAGCCGACAGCACATGCTCACCCCCAAGATCTGACCAGGGGCTCACAAGACCAAGACAGGTCTTTCAGACTACACTTGTGtaaaaggtttttattttaataagtaaaaatGGCTAAGCTTCCAAAAGTTCTTAAATAGGATTTCAGAGGGAGGAAAGTGTCAAGAGGCCAGTGAGCAAGGAGAGAGCCTGGTGCCAGGCAGATGAGGGGGAGCAGCACAATCCCCACCCACTGGCCCCCTGCAGGCCATAAATACCTATGTACACCTAGGAACACTATGTACACGCCAGTGGGGGCTGGGGGTTTGGAGAGGGGGGCAGGGTTGCCCCAGGGTGCCCACCAACCGCCCAGTTCCCACGGTTCCTGTGCCTTCAGGAGGCTCCTCAGTCCCCGACTGCAGAGGGGCCCCATGGGCTGGAGAGGATTGGGTCAGTCCAGGGAAGGGGCCCACCCTCCCATGGACTGCACCCCTCCCCAGAGGGCCCACTCTGATGGCTGGGGCCTGCCAGGTGAAGTGGGCCGTCTCTGCCCTTCAAGCCCATGCATTTGCATCCAGAGCCACAGCTGAGAGACACCATTTCCTTCTGAACATGTTTCTCCTCTCAGGAGAGATGGGGCAGAAGAGGAACCTCCACTCTGGCCTTGGGTCCAGGCTCCTGGCACTGCAGCAGACGCAGGCCAGCGAGGCCTCAGGGCCCAGCTCTGGTCTGGCAGGGTGGATGTGTCCATCATACAGGCACTGGCCTCAACTTGCCTGCAGGAGGTGGGAGAGGGTTCTGTCAGCCTCCATCTGGGAGAGCAGGAAGGGGCCAGGCAGAAGCACACAGACAGCAGGCAGAACAGACTCAGCCCTGAGCAGCCAGCTTCCCGGCACAGCCCTGCAacccaggcagccaggcaggcggGTGGGTGGCAGCTCTGGGCCTCTGGTCCCACACTCACCTGGAGACTGCAGCCCCAGCCGTCAGGCTGTAATCAAAGGGACAGACGTCTCATTGGTGGGCCTGTCTCGGGCCAGGAATCCCCAGGACCCTGATGCCCCTATACCTGTGGACTCAGCACTTGCCAGGCCCTTCTGAATGTGGGGCCAAGCTGGGGGTCTGGAGCCCTGGATTCCAGTCCTATGGCTGGCTCAGTCCTCTCCCGGCACATGCAGGGAGCCCTGCCCTTCCCTGCAATGGGAGCCAAGGCCCTGGACGGGGGGTGTGCCAGTCCTGCTTCAGAGGGCAAGCCCTCTTCAGAGAGCCCCGTCTTGGGCACCCCGGCAGCCGCCCTGCTAGCCAGGAGGGCTGAGCCTCTCCTTACACTAACTACCCTGTCAAAGGGGCCTTCAATTTTCCATGTGTGAAGTGGACCCAGCGCTGTCTGCCCTATTTCCCAGGGCCATGGAAGGTTATGAAACAGGTTCTGGATGAgttttataaactttaaaaacgggaaaaaaggaaaagcccATCCAGGTAAGTGCAGCCCAGTAGCTATGAACCCATGGGGAggctcacccacccacccttgGCCGCTCCCTAAAGGCTCACCTGAGGGCTGCAGCTTCCTCCGGATGGAGCCCGGGCGGCTAGCGGTCCCGGAGCCAGGGGCTGAATGTGCTCGTGCTGCGGGCTGCAGTGTCTGGCACACCGGCTCCCACTGTGGGTAGGAATGAGCAGGTGGGCTGGGCCGCGCTGGCCCTGGCTGCCC encodes:
- the KATNB1 gene encoding katanin p80 WD40 repeat-containing subunit B1; translated protein: MATPVVTKTAWKLQEIVAHASNVSSLVLGKASGRLLATGGDDCRVNLWSINKPNCIMSLTGHTSPVESVRLNTPEELIVAGSQSGSIRVWDLEAAKILRTLMGHKANICSLDFHPYGEFVASGSQDTNIKLWDIRRKGCVFRYRGHSQAVRCLRFSPDGKWLASAADDHTVKLWDLTAGKMMSEFPGHTGPVNVVEFHPNEYLLASGSSDRTIRFWDLEKFQVVSCIEGEPGPVRSVLFNPDGCCLYSGCQDSLRVYGWEPERCFDVVLVNWGKVADLAICNDQLIGVAFSQSNVSSYVVDLTRVTRTGTVAQGPVQDSQRLAQQPPHPSAPLRRIYERPSTACSKPQRVRRNSESERRSPSSEDDRDERESRAEIQNAEDYNEIFQPRNSISRTPPRRSEPFPAPPEDDMATAKEAAKPSPAMDTQFPVPNVEVLPWPPVVTPAPKAEPAIIPAARSEPIGLKASDFLPAMKIPQQAELVDEDAMSQIRKGHDTMCVVLTSRHKNLDTVRAVWTTGDIKTSVDSAVAINDLAVVVDLLNIVNQKASLWKLDLCTTVLPQIEKLLQSKYESYVQTGCTSLKLILQRFLPLITDILAAPPSVGVDISREERLHKCRLCYKQLKSISGLVKSKSGLSGRHGSAFRELHLLMASLD